DNA from Roseimicrobium sp. ORNL1:
TGTCCCATGCCGGCTTGCTTCATTTGGTCGTCTGCGGAATTGGAGGCGTCTGGCTGGAACGCAGGCCCCTGGCCATCCACCGGATCTCCCCAGGCATAGAGGACTTTCGGCGTGTAGTTCTGCGGGACTTTCACTTCATCGTTCGAACTGATGGGCACTCCTTGAAATCCGAAGAGCGAAGTCGTGGCTGCTTCCTCAGCGGAGGCACTTCCGGCGAAAAAGCCCACGGCGAGACTGCCCAAACCCATCCGCACAAAATCTCTTCGTGAAAGGGCATCGGCGACTACGGATTCAAAAGACTGGAGTGGAGCGGGTGAGCTGGCGGGGTTCATGGATGGACTAGCCTAGAGTTGAGCCATGAGGCCCGGCAACGGCGCCTATGTGACGAAACGGTTACTATCAGCGCGTCGAGCAATAGCAGCATCGTCAATGCGGGTGCTTCAGGGCCAGAGCTGCCTTGCGCGCTCTGCCTACTTCTGCAGCAGTTGGTGCTCTTGAATGGGTTCCAGGAACCAGCGCTCTTCATCGAGAATCTTGTTGCCCGAGAGACTCTGCGCAATGGCGGTGGCAGCTTCCTGCCTGCCCGCCTGCCAGAGAAGACCGGCGAGAACGGCCTGAGGACCAGGAGCGAGTTTGCTCATCAGGGTATGTGCGGCATCGAGCTGTTCTTTGAAGCGTTCGTGGTCACCAGCGAGGGATGCCGCAAGTGCTTTGGAGAGGCGCAACATCGCCTGGTCATCGCTCCTGCTGTCATCCCCGTAGAAGGCGTCATGCACGGCCTCGTCCAATTGGATACCGGTGATGAGCCGCAGGTAGTCCAGCTTGTCGGAGTAGGCAATCAGGGCCGGCTCGAGCTCCAGGAGCGCATTGGCAGCTCTCAGCATGCTTGCGGCGTCGTGGACTTGCTCACTGAGCTGGTAGATCCTCTTGTAGGTCTGCAGCTTGATCGGAGTGTTCATCCTCGCCAGTTCTCCGTAGGCGATGAGGGCGATTTCCGGCTGCCCCAGGACCTCTGCGCCAGCGCCCACCTGGGCCAGGGAAGAGGCCCGGGTGGCGCCCGAGGCAAAGAGGATGGAGCCCTTGAGATGGGTGCGCATCTCGTCGGGTTTGTTTTCAGCCCGTGCGAGGAAGGCTCGCAGCAACTCGAGGTCCACTCTGGAGGTCGGCGGCATGCGACCGTCGAGCATGCGTCGGAGCTCCGCCCACATGCCCTTGCGCATCAGCGAGTCCGCGCGAGCGAGGAAGAGGCCGCGCGAATTCATCGCTTCGGATTCGGGAATCTCCGTGAGGATCAAATCCGGCTGGTTTTGCGCGGAGACCCACTGGTAGAAACGCTCACGCGATCCTGTCCGGCTCAGCGTGGTGATCTCCCTCGCCAGGCCAATCACGGTGGGAAGAATATCCGGGGCCTTCGCCACACAATTGTCGAAGATGTAGTAGCGCTGATCATCTTTCAAAAGGGGCGAGTTTCTGGCGAGCAGGGCGAGTTCGGTCAGCTTGGTGGAGTCAAAGATGCTGGCGTCTGAGAGGGAACTCATGGCGAGCGAGGACATCTTGCCGCCTGCGCGCGCTGCTTCCCACAAGGTGGCCGCCGCAGCTTCCTGCAGGGCTTTGTCATTGGATTTGATGTCGAGCGTGGCCAGCTTCACCCGGCACTCGGGATCGTCGCGATGTTCGAGCCAGATTTCGCGCATCTGCTGTCTGGCTTCATCGACCTTTCCCGCCTTGCCCAGCACGGCGGCGCGGAATTCGCGCACCCTGCGCTGGCCGTAGATGGCCTTCGGAAGGGCGGCTTCGATCTCACGGGCACGGCTGAGGTTGTTGCTGCGCAGCGCAGCCTGTCCCATGGCCACGGAGTCCTCCCAGGTGGCGCCGCCCATCAGGTGCAGTTCATTCCAGCAGCGGATGGCGTTCATCTCTGCGCCGGGCAATTCATCCAGGCACTTCGCCATCTGCCGCATCACCATCGGATCTTTGGGCATCTTTTGCACGGCCTCGGCGAGGTAGCGAAAGGCCTCCTCAGGCTGTCCGGCCTTCATGAGTTCCTCGCCTTTGGCCGAGAGCTCCCTGGCTTTCTTGGTACGCCAGATTTCTTTTGCCTTGGGGACGGCAAAATAAGCGCCGACTCCCATGGCGAGCACGAGAATGACTCCGGCTACGATCCACCCTATCTTGCGTTTCCCGCGTGACTTGGATGATTTCTCCTTCGGGGACTGCACCCGCGGAGCAGAGGATGTCGGGGACTCCGGAGTGCTCATTTGGTGGCAGGGGCTTCTTGGGCAGGAGATGGGGATGAGGAACGTGGGGTCGCACTGCTGCGCTCTTCCTGCTGGCGACGTTTCTCCATCAGCTTGCGCTTCATCTCGTCGACCTCCTTCTGGTCCACTGCAGGTTTCTCCATCAGCTTGGCAGCGGAACTCTGGCGATCGCGCGCCAGTCGTGCGGTCTCGGCCCCGTCTTCCAGCACGACGCGAAATCCGATGCCCGGCGAGCGGGTGGTGCCGGGCGCGGAGTACACGTATTGCGACTCCAGGCATTCGCGGCGCCAGTACATCCACGATCCTCCGCGCAGGGCGCTGGTCAGGGTGCCCTCGGGATCCGCGTCGGCGGTCCACTCTGAAGCGTTTCCTCCCAGATCATAACAGCCGGAGCGTGAGGGAAAAAATTGGCCTACAGGGGCAGTGAACTCGAAACCGTCGTCGCGGCCTCCGGTGATACGACGGGCATAATAATTGCCTGACTGGCGCATGGGCGGCCATGTGTCCCCCCAAGGGAAGGACGCATTCGATTGATTGCCGTCCGCTGTGATGCCCGCCGCCGCGTCCCACTCCAGTTTGGTGGGGAGCCGGTAGGACTGGCGTTCACTGATCTTCCCGGACTTGCGTTCGAGGGTCGTGAGCCAGTTACAAAATTCCATGGCTTCAGGAAGCGTGATGTTCACGACTGGATCCTCCAAGGTCTGGGTGAAAGGCGGCTTGTGCGTCCAGGTCGTGCCCTCGTGCTTGAGGTAGGTCTCCCAGTCGGCCACGCGTGTCTCCCAGATGGAGATGACCACCGGAGTGTGTGGCAGCCCCACCAGCTTCATCCCCAGGCTGTTGGTGAATTCTTTTTTGGCATGGGTATCAGGACCCTGATTCGGCACGGCCTGGCAAAACATCATTGACGCAAAGCTCAGCAAGAAGGCGAAAAGACACGGCCAGAATGGCAGGGCGCAGGACCGCATCCTTTGACTGCGGTGAACCCGCCGTCGCCGCTGCCGCGGATTATGCAACTGGGTGAAGTTTCCGGGGCTGGGCATCAATGGAGCCCATCACTAGCTGGCGCCATGGGTGCCGCCATCACATGCGTGTTACGAAATCGTCGCACTCACCGTCTGGCAACAAAGCTTTAAGAGGGTAGTTCCTCGGCACCATTTTTCGAACTCTCACCGTTCACAAGAAGCCCGTTTGTGCAGACTCCCAGACTCAGCAACTTTCTAAGTATCGGCCTGCTCCTATGCGTCCTTTTCGTCACGGACGGCGTGCGAGCAGAGGGGAATTGGTGGAAACCGGAATGGGCCGTGAGGAAGAAGATCACGCTCGATACCAGTGCCAAGGGAGGTGCCATCACCGACCCGATCGGCACCACTTCCGTGCTGCTCCGTCTGCATGATGGAAACTTCCAGTTCGGCCTGGCCAAGGAAGACGGCGGAGATATCCGCATCATCTCGGAAGATGGGAAGACTGAATATGCCCATCACATCGAGCGCTATGACTCGCTTCTGAATGAAGCCTTCGTGTGGGTAAAGGTGCCTGACGCCAAACCCGATGCCCAATTATCCTTCTGGTTGTATTATGGCAATGCGGATGCCGAACGCGCGGACGATTCCAAAGGCACCTATGATGCGGACACCACGCTGGTGTATCACTTCTCGGAGAATAACGCCGCGCCGAAGGACTTCTCTGCCGGCGGCAACAGTGCGGATCAAGCAGGTGTATCCGTGACTGGCGCGCAGATTGCTGGCGGCCTTCGCCTTACCGGACAGAATACCATCAACGCACCAGCAGGTGCCTCCCTCAACTGGGCTCAAGGCGCGCCGATGACCTGGACAGCCTGGGTGAAGCAGTCCGTGCCGGGATCCAATGCTGCCATCTTCAGCCGTCGCGAAGGCGCCAACAGTTTTGTCATCGGTGCGGATAATGGCATCCCGTATGTGGAGGTGACGTCCGGTGGGGCAACTCAGCGCAGCGCTCCCGGCGAACCGCTGGCTCCTAATGCTTGGAAGCACTTCGCGGTGGTTGCCACGAATGCGCAGATCACCCTGTATGTGGATGGCGCCAGCTATGGCACGGTGAACACGGGCCTGCCTGCGTTCAATGGTCCGTGTGTCATCGGCAAGGATCCGGGCGCGTCCGGCGGAGCCGCCGGCTTTGTTGGCGAACTGGATGAGATGCAGCTCTCCAAGGTGGCGCGGTCGGCGGGGTTTGTGAAGTTCGCCGCCATGTCCCAGGCGGGTGGTGACAAGGCGGCCAAGCTGCTCACCGAAGGCGCGGATGAGAGTGCGGCCGAAGGTGGCGGGCACCATGAGAATGAACTCGCGAAGCACCTCTCGTTGCTGAAAGACATTTCCAAGGATCTCACGCTGGACGGCTGGGTCGTGATTTACCTCTGCGGCGGGCTCGCCCTGATTGGCGGCTTCGTTTGCATCGCGAAGCTCATGTACCTGAGCAAGATCAGCAAGGCCACGAAGGCCTTCATGGAGAAGTGGGAGGGTCTGGCCGGAGACTTGAGTTCGCTCGACCACAGCGATCAGGAGCATGTGAACAGCATGGGTGGGCAGGCCAGCAAGAAGGTGCAGAAGGTGCTGAACCAGTCGCCGCTGTATCATATCTACAAGATTGGCTCCGCGGAAATCCAGCACCGTATTTCCAAGGCGGAGGATGGTTACGTTTCACTCTCCGGACGTTCCGTGCAGGCCATTCGTGCCACGCTGGATGGCGGCTTGGTGCGTGAAACGCAAAAGCTGAATTCGCATCTGGTGTTCCTCACCATCGGCATTGCCGGCGGTCCGTACCTGGGACTGCTCGGTACGGTGATCGGGGTGATGATCACCTTCGCGGTGATCGCGAAGTCCGGCGAAGTGGAGGTGAACTCCATCGCCCCCGGTATTGCCGGTGCGCTTCTGGCCACGGTGGCGGGTCTGGCGGTCGCCATTCCGTGCCTCTTTGCCTACAGCTACATCAGCACCCGTATCAAGGACGCCATCAGCGACATGACGGTCTTCATTGACGAGTTCGTGGCGAAAATCGCCGAGGTGTTCAAGGACTAAGTCAAGCCGCTACCACCATGCAAGCTGACTCCGGCAAATCCTATGATGACATCAACGTCACACCCATGGTGGACCTCTACCTGGTGTTGCTTCTGATCTTCATCATCATGACGACTGCCGGCGTGCAGGGCACCAAGGTGAATCTTCCCAAGGCGAGCTCGGCTTCCAAGATGGATGCACCCAAGAGCCAGGCCATCACGGTGAATAACGAAGGCAAGGTGTTCCTGAATACCGTGCCGGTGTCTCTGGAGGAGCTGGAGCAGAAGCTCGCAGCGATCAAGGCGAAGACTCCCGAGTTTCCTGTGGTGGTACGCGGCGACAGCCAGACGCAGTACCAGATGATCATGAACGTCCTGGATGTTCTCGGTCGCTCCGGCATCAGCCAGATAGGTCTCGCCACCCAGGCTCCGAAGTGAGGCATCCATTCCCGATTCTGCCTCATGAGTGACGGCCCTGACATTCTCGAAGTACGGCGCGACGGCCATGAAAAGCGTCGCCCGGTCGAGCATGACGTGCGCTCCGAGGCCAAGCCTGCGGAGAAAGCGCCGAGGCCTGCGCATGCACCTATTAAGCGGGCACCGGTCGAGGATGAGAAAGAGGACGGCTTCTTCGCCAAACACAAGATCAAGCTCATCATCGGCATCGTCGTCGCTGGCTGTGGAGCCTACTTCGCCTTGCAGACGGGTGGCCCGAAGGAGGCTTCCAAGCCGGCGCCCAAGGAGCGCATGTTTAGCATCGCGCTGCCTCCGCCTCCACCCCCACCTCCCCCACCCCCGCCTCCGCCGCCGAAGATTCAGCAGCCGAAGGAAGAGCCTGAGGAGAAGATGGTGGAACAGACTCCGGTGAATGAACCGGAGCCCGAGCCCGCACCTGCGAAGATGGATGAACCTCCGCCCGCAGCGCTGGGTACGAATGTTCAAGGCAGCGGTCCGCCGGATGGTTTTGGACTGGCGTCCGGCCGTGGTGGTGGTGGTGGCATCGGCGGAGCCGGTGGTCTGGGTCGTGGTCGCGGCGGCAGCAAGTATGGCTGGTATGCCTCACAGGTGCAGAGCCGCATCGCCGAGGCCATGCGGCAAAACTCCCGCACGAAGAGCGCCAGCATGAGTGTGCAGGTGCGCATCTGGGCGGATGCCAATGGATTGGTGACGCGCGCGACGATTGCCGGCAGCAGCGGCGACGCGGAGCTGGATCGCGCCATCCGTGACGAAGTTCTCACCGGGCTGCGTTTGCAGCAGCCGCCTCCGGCAGACATGCCCATGCCAATCGTTCTGCGTCTCAGCGCGCGCCGCCCAGGCTAGCCCTGCTGCCCCACTCCCCCAAGTTTCATCATGCTTGTTGTCGTTACAAAGTTCCTTCGCAAACATCTCCCAGTCCTGATCGCAGGCCTGCTTGCCACCCGGGCTTCCGGTATCGTGGCGCAGGAAAGAGTGCGTACCGCTTTGCCGGTGAAACACGGGAGCGATGTTCTGGTCGCCGCCAATGCCACGTCTCCTGCCGGCTCCGTAGGCCCGACGGCGGCAAAGAAAGAGAGCGCCGCTCCTGCTACGACGCCGGCGCGTGCGGCAACAACGACAACAGCACCTGCTCCCGCGCCTGCCAGCGCAACGGAGGCCGCTGCTGCTCCCACGCCTGATGACCATTCCGCCCTGTTGTTCGACACGGCACAGCCATTGGCTTTGAATGCTCCGGGCGCTGATCCCGAGCCTGTGCCGGAACCCCTTGCGGCGCCACGTTCCGCCCCTGCGGGCCCCTCGCAAAATGTCACCATCAATCTGATCAACCGCCTGGTGCAAAAGGGCATCCTCACCCATGCGGAAGCGCAGGAGTTGATCACCCAGGCGGAAGCCGATGCCGAAGCGGCCAAGGCGAAGGAAGCCGAAGCCGATGCCATGGCCGTGGATGGCGACACCGTGCGCGTCACGTATGTGCCGGAGAACGTGAAGGTCGAGATCCGCGAGCAGCTTAAGGACATGGTGCTCTCCCAGGCGCGTGACGAAGGCTGGGCCGCACCTCGCACCATGCCGGATTGGGCCACACGGTTTAAGTTCTTCGGCGATGTGCGTCTGCGTTATGAAGGCGTCTTCTTCCCGGATGGCAACGACAACACCGGTTCCTTCCCGAACTTCAACGCCATCAACACCGGTTCACCCTTCGATGTGGCCGGCACTGTCTTCTCTCCCCAGCAAAACGTGGATCAGGAACGCCAGCGTCTGCGTCTGCGCGCCCGTCTTGGTGTGGACGTGAATCTGGAAGAAGGATTCTCCGGCGGCATCCGCATCGCCACTGGCGAGAGCAACAGCCCTGTTTCCACCAATCAAACGTTGGGCGGATCCGGTGGCAACTTCAGCAAGTACTCCCTCTGGCTCGACCGCGGGTTCTTGAAGTACGAATACGGCGGCGGGCATGACTGGAGCATCGCCTTCCTCTTTGGCCGCTTTGACAATCCCTTCTTCACCACCAGCCAGATCCTCTGGGATGAAGACGTCGGATTTGACGGTGTGGCCGCGCAGCTCAAAGTGCCGATCACCGAGAGTCTCTCGGTCTTTGCGAACGGAGGCGCGTTCCCCATCTTCAATACCGACTTCAACTTCTCGTCGAACCAACCCGCGAAGTTTGAGAGCGAGGACAAGTGGCTCTATGCCGCGCAGGTCGGCATTGAGTTCAAGCATGACAAGGACTTCGCTGCGAAGGTGGCGGCCGCCTATTATGACTTCAATTCTGTCGAAGGTCGCCTCTCTACTCCTTATATCCCGCTGACGACTTCCGACGCCAGCGACTCGGATAACACCCGTCCCTCGTATGCGCAGAAGGGCAATACGTACCGCCCGATTCGCGACATCATCCCGAGCGCGCTCAACGACTTCGGCACCAGCAAGCAGTTCCAGTACTTCGGTCTGGCCACACCGTTCAAGGTTGCTGCGTACTCCGCACGGCTTGACTTCAATCACTTCGAGCCCTTCCAGGTTTCTCTTCTGGGCGAGTACGCGAAGAACATGGACTTCAATGGCGAGTCCATCAATGAAGTCGCGGTGAACAATCGCGGTGCGGTGCCCGTGGATGACTCGGGCATTCCCACCGGTGTCGGCGAGTTCGAAGGCGGAGACACCGCGTGGAACGTCGGCCTCATCGTCGGCAACGCGGTGTTCCAGGAAGCCGGTGACTGGAATCTCAGCGTTGGTTATCGCTACGTGGAGTCGGATGCCGTGGTGGATGCGTTCACCGATTCTGACTTCGCCGTCGGCGGTACCAATGTGAAGGGCTACACGCTTGGCGCCGCTGTCGCGCTTTCGTCTCGTGTCAGCGTCAGCCTGCGCTGGATGGGCGCCACGCAGATCGCCGGTCCGCCGCTCAAGAGTGACGTCGTGCTCTTCGACCTTTCCGCAAAATTCTAAGCATGAAAACGCCGCACCGCCGACTTCTGCTCGTGATTGTGCCGTTGCTGCTCATCACGGGATCACTCCCTGCTCAACAGGATATGAAGGCCATCGAGGCCACCATGGGACGCATGCGTGATGCCCTGCGCAACACCATGATCCAATTGCAAACGGCACAAGCCGAGAACGCTGCCTCCCAGGCCAAGCTTGTGGAGGCAGAGAATAAGATCGTGGAACTCAACGCCAGGATCACCTCCCTGACCAAACAAGCGGATGCCGACAAGGCAAATGCCACCCGTGTTGCGAAGGAGCAAGAAGCCAGGATCGGCACGCAGGCCACGGAG
Protein-coding regions in this window:
- a CDS encoding SUMF1/EgtB/PvdO family nonheme iron enzyme, with amino-acid sequence MMFCQAVPNQGPDTHAKKEFTNSLGMKLVGLPHTPVVISIWETRVADWETYLKHEGTTWTHKPPFTQTLEDPVVNITLPEAMEFCNWLTTLERKSGKISERQSYRLPTKLEWDAAAGITADGNQSNASFPWGDTWPPMRQSGNYYARRITGGRDDGFEFTAPVGQFFPSRSGCYDLGGNASEWTADADPEGTLTSALRGGSWMYWRRECLESQYVYSAPGTTRSPGIGFRVVLEDGAETARLARDRQSSAAKLMEKPAVDQKEVDEMKRKLMEKRRQQEERSSATPRSSSPSPAQEAPATK
- a CDS encoding MotA/TolQ/ExbB proton channel family protein codes for the protein MRKKITLDTSAKGGAITDPIGTTSVLLRLHDGNFQFGLAKEDGGDIRIISEDGKTEYAHHIERYDSLLNEAFVWVKVPDAKPDAQLSFWLYYGNADAERADDSKGTYDADTTLVYHFSENNAAPKDFSAGGNSADQAGVSVTGAQIAGGLRLTGQNTINAPAGASLNWAQGAPMTWTAWVKQSVPGSNAAIFSRREGANSFVIGADNGIPYVEVTSGGATQRSAPGEPLAPNAWKHFAVVATNAQITLYVDGASYGTVNTGLPAFNGPCVIGKDPGASGGAAGFVGELDEMQLSKVARSAGFVKFAAMSQAGGDKAAKLLTEGADESAAEGGGHHENELAKHLSLLKDISKDLTLDGWVVIYLCGGLALIGGFVCIAKLMYLSKISKATKAFMEKWEGLAGDLSSLDHSDQEHVNSMGGQASKKVQKVLNQSPLYHIYKIGSAEIQHRISKAEDGYVSLSGRSVQAIRATLDGGLVRETQKLNSHLVFLTIGIAGGPYLGLLGTVIGVMITFAVIAKSGEVEVNSIAPGIAGALLATVAGLAVAIPCLFAYSYISTRIKDAISDMTVFIDEFVAKIAEVFKD
- a CDS encoding biopolymer transporter ExbD; this translates as MQADSGKSYDDINVTPMVDLYLVLLLIFIIMTTAGVQGTKVNLPKASSASKMDAPKSQAITVNNEGKVFLNTVPVSLEELEQKLAAIKAKTPEFPVVVRGDSQTQYQMIMNVLDVLGRSGISQIGLATQAPK
- a CDS encoding energy transducer TonB; translation: MSDGPDILEVRRDGHEKRRPVEHDVRSEAKPAEKAPRPAHAPIKRAPVEDEKEDGFFAKHKIKLIIGIVVAGCGAYFALQTGGPKEASKPAPKERMFSIALPPPPPPPPPPPPPPPKIQQPKEEPEEKMVEQTPVNEPEPEPAPAKMDEPPPAALGTNVQGSGPPDGFGLASGRGGGGGIGGAGGLGRGRGGSKYGWYASQVQSRIAEAMRQNSRTKSASMSVQVRIWADANGLVTRATIAGSSGDAELDRAIRDEVLTGLRLQQPPPADMPMPIVLRLSARRPG
- a CDS encoding putative porin; translation: MLVVVTKFLRKHLPVLIAGLLATRASGIVAQERVRTALPVKHGSDVLVAANATSPAGSVGPTAAKKESAAPATTPARAATTTTAPAPAPASATEAAAAPTPDDHSALLFDTAQPLALNAPGADPEPVPEPLAAPRSAPAGPSQNVTINLINRLVQKGILTHAEAQELITQAEADAEAAKAKEAEADAMAVDGDTVRVTYVPENVKVEIREQLKDMVLSQARDEGWAAPRTMPDWATRFKFFGDVRLRYEGVFFPDGNDNTGSFPNFNAINTGSPFDVAGTVFSPQQNVDQERQRLRLRARLGVDVNLEEGFSGGIRIATGESNSPVSTNQTLGGSGGNFSKYSLWLDRGFLKYEYGGGHDWSIAFLFGRFDNPFFTTSQILWDEDVGFDGVAAQLKVPITESLSVFANGGAFPIFNTDFNFSSNQPAKFESEDKWLYAAQVGIEFKHDKDFAAKVAAAYYDFNSVEGRLSTPYIPLTTSDASDSDNTRPSYAQKGNTYRPIRDIIPSALNDFGTSKQFQYFGLATPFKVAAYSARLDFNHFEPFQVSLLGEYAKNMDFNGESINEVAVNNRGAVPVDDSGIPTGVGEFEGGDTAWNVGLIVGNAVFQEAGDWNLSVGYRYVESDAVVDAFTDSDFAVGGTNVKGYTLGAAVALSSRVSVSLRWMGATQIAGPPLKSDVVLFDLSAKF